The genome window ggatggctccttggcctctgccccaggcactagagtggctctggtcgcggcagagtgacgccccggaggggcagagcatcgccccctggtgggcagaacgtcgcccctggtgggtgtgccaggtggatccgggtcgggcgcatgtgggagtctgtctgactgtctctccccgtttccagcttcagaagaaaaataaaacaagaaaaaagaaaaaaaaaatggctcggttcagagcaacagccccagatgggcagagtatcgccccctagtgggcttgccgggtagatcccggtcggggtgcatgtgggagtctgtctctttgcctcttctcctctcactaaaaaataaaaagaggaaggtAGGAGAGCGCAGGAAGAGCGGGGAAATCCTTGGAAAGGCAAGAGGCGTTCCAGAAAGGATCAAATAGGGGTCTGGGAGCCTCACCTGTTTGAGGCCCATGAGCTCGGCGTAGTCGAAGACGAGGAGGATGCTGAAGATGAGGAGCCAGGAAATGACGTGGAGCACAAAGCACAGGAGCGGCACCCAGGTGGCCCAGGGCTCGGCCCGAGCTGCCCACAACACAGGGCCTCTGGGGACGGGCTCCCAGTACCGCATCACCAGCTGGGGAGGGACGACAGGCTGGGACACCAAGGCCCACAGGCTTCCCCTACTCCCAAGTGGCCTGCGGCTCTCCCCACTGTGCCCACGAGCATCGCCAGCCAATATTCAGCACACGTATGGACGGTGCTGGGCGGGGTCCCAAGGATGTAAGGGTGACCGCCCGTACCCGAGGAGCTCCAGGATGGACGAAGTTGACCAGAGAGGTGCACAAAGTAGCCTACGCTAAGCACCCGCAGGGAAGACCGAGGGTGCTTACTGGGAAGCCTCCTCTAGGTTTGGAAGAAAGGGTAGGACTATGGAAGAAAGAGTTAAGGAGAGACTCTCCAGCAGGACACGGGCGGAGCGCAGAGGGGAACACGCAGGTGGCATGCACGCTTCAGGAATGGCAAGCAGTGCACCTGtctttgtgttttgggttttttttttaatcattttagagaggagagagagagagagaaagggggaggagcaggaagcaccaactcccatatgtgccttgaccggacaagtgcAGGGTATCaaaacagcgacctcagcgttccaggtcgacactttatccactgctccaccacaggtcaggccaccacctGCCTTGATAAAGAGTAGGGTGTGTGCTGTGGAGGAACAGAAGCTGAGATGAGAGTTCTGAATACCCTCAGTTCTCCTAAACCCACACTTATGAGAAGTCTAAggttctagccctggctgggtagctcagtggctTAGAACACCGTTCTGATGCACCAAagatgcaggtttgatccctgcaaatacaagaatcaaccaatgaatacataaattaatggaacaacaaattggtgagtctctctctctctctctctctaaaatcaatcaatcaatcaatataaaacaaagaagCCTAGCCTGACTTAtggtgtggcgcagtggattggagcaccaacctggaatgctgaggtcactggtttaaggcCCCCAGCTggtctagtcaaggcatatagaagaagcaactgcaagttgatgcttcccgctcctcccaccctttcactctcccaaaatttataaataaaatctttttttaaagaaagaagaagccTAAGGTCCTTGCCCCTGCAATCTAGGGCTTCCTTCCCAGACTGTTTCCCTTAGGGCCTCAGCATCTAGGGCCTCCTACCTGCAAGGCCAGGGCAGTGCAGGCCACATACAGTGACCTCTGAAGAACCCCGAAATACCGGGACATCCACGCCTTCACCGTCTCAGTTGCCATGAGGCTGTGCTGCACCACGAACAGGAGCAGGAGCCCCAGGTCCCAAGCCAGAGCAGCAAGCACGCTGTGGTCCTGAAAGGCAGCCAACCAGCCCTGTTGGGCATCTAGGGggagatagagaagaaaagagaaaaaaacaccgAAGATAGTGGAAAACATGCCCACCTCCTCTCCTCTTGGGGTCCCGGGCCATGTCCCCTATTGCTTTCACGAGCGTTAAGGCCTTTCCCCCCCATTccgttttttctctctttcccagaGCTGGGGAGCATGGTTCCTGTTGGGTCGTCACAAAGGCATGGCAGGAGAGGCCTCCCTTgcctcttttatttcacttcgcCAGATGTTCCCTTCTTTACTGTCTTCTCCATAGTCCTGTCCACAAGGCACTTTCCTTAGCAAACTCTGCATACTGCCCTTTTTCCCTCGGCCGCAGTCCTCCACTGTCCCTCCTCTCTAAACCGCTAACCCCCGACTTCCTAATTTAGCTCTCGGGGCTCTCCGGCTGCTGCTCCTCGGAGCCGGTCTCGGTTTTCGTTCCCTGGAACTCTGGAGCTTGCCCGGTCGTTCGTCCAAAGCCCCGCCCCGCTCCCTCTCCGCCGGCTCCACCTCCCCGCCCCTATCCCTCCCGCTCACCTGGACCTCCGGACTCCGGCATCCCTCCAAGGAGAGGCCGGAGAGAGGTGAAGCGCACGAACTCCACCCCGGTGCCAAAGGCCAGGATGAACGAGGCCAGGGCTGCGGGGACCAGGAGCAGGGCTGGAGCCATGGCGAGAAACCAAGGGGTGGGGACGAGGGCGGGCTCTGGGTTCCCGCGGCCGCAGGCCACGCCCCTCCACGCCCCGAGATGCCGCCTGGGGGCGGGGCTTCTGCGCGCCGCCGCCGCAGGCCCCGCCCGCCCCGCCTCGGGATGTCGCCGGGGGCGGGGTTTCCGTGCGCGCGCCAcacaggccccgccccgccccgggaaGCCGCCTGTGGGGCGGGGCTTCTGCGCGCCGCGGCCGCAGGGCTCAGGCCCGGGTTCCTCTCGGGGTGTCGTGGTCGCCGCGTCCCGGAGGGAATGTTAGAGTCACGGGGACGAGGTGACGGGGCAGCGGCTCCGCAGCCACTCGCGTGGGTCGAATCCTACGGCGGCTCTTTTCCCGTCTCAGGTACAGTTCCTCTCTTGCAGGATCCTTGTGGAAACAGCGACGCAGGAGCAGCCCCCTAACAGCCCTAACCGCAAAACACCCGAGGTCAGAGAACAAAGCTGCGAAATCACCTGCGACATCGCTTGATGCTTATTTTGTAACTTCCTAGAAAGTTGAATTCTTGCTTCTCCGCTTGCTAAAGAAGGGCGCTTTTGTAACACAAGATTCGTTCGAATGATACCAAAGGCTGTTGATTTGTAACCACGAGAATGAAAACGTGAATATATGTAGGGTGCAAAGCTTTATTCTACTTGCAAACGTTTTCGGTTAATTTTACCCAAGCTTTCTAGTAGTTAACTATGACTTGACTCTGCACCCTCATTAGCTGAACTCCACTCACTAGCCAGACACCACTAAGAAGAACTTTGGTGTTAACAtattgtcttctttaaaaaaaataaaaacttaaaatataattttatatatgtgtgtgtgtgtgtgtgtaatatatatattgattttagagagaggaagggagagaatgaaagaaagaaacattcatctcttcctgtatgtgccctgaccagggatcgaaccagcaacctctgtgcttcaagatgatgctctaaccaaccaagctacctggccagggcaacatgTTTTCCCTTGCAGATGTTTGTGATACAGACTAACAACATTCGTAtctaaaaagcaacataaaagtAAGGTTTTCTTCATCCAATTTAGAGATCGTGTTGTGAAGAACTTACAGCCTCGGCGCCCTGAGCCCCACACCATGGCAGTCGGCAAGACTTACAAAAAACTAGGAGTTGAAACTTCTTGTACTCCCCCCTCtgcaatatcaataaataaaatcttttttaaaaattgctaagcAGCATCTTTTGTGGTCTGCAAacattccttctccctccccaaggCTCTGACCTCCTGTTCTCTACACAGTGAAGGGCTCTGAATCAGTGCTACTGTATACTGTATGAGACAGTTTGTTTTCCTTCCAGACTGACTCTGCACGCTTTGTGTGTGCTTCAGGAAGTTGTCCTGAATGGACTCATCAGTGCAAATCAGTTTTCACTAAGGACGCTctctctatagcaggggtccccaaactacggcccgcgggccacaggcggcccctgctgcacttctggaaagggcacctctttcattggtggtcagtgagaggagcatagttcccattgaaatactggtcagtttgttgatttaaatttacttgttctttattttaaatattgtatttgttcccgttttgtttttttactttaaaataagatatgtgcagtgtgcatagggatttgttcatagttttttttatagtccggccctccaacggtctgagggacagtgaactggccccctgtgtaaaaagtttggggacccctgctctatagagAACTGCTCCCTCATCTCATCCTTGTGGGCTTAGAGGTGGTGGTCACCATGGATCTGTGGGTACTGGGGTATGGCAATATTCTTTGTGATTTCTCTAATCTCTGCCTACTTCCTTGTAATTTTCACTTCATTAAACTCTCCAAAAATTATCCTAATTTTGACTGTGCCATCACTTCCTGCCAGGACCTTGAATGATAGAGACACTTATTACACAATGTGCTACAAGCTGTGGGATTCATtggaagtgtaaaaaaaaaaacaacacaaaaaaaccaaacttatTCTCTACAAGTTTACATGCACttgctgaatagctcagttggttagagcagaggtccccaactcccgggccgcggaccggtaccggtccgtagagaaagaataaataacttacattatttccattttatttatatttgtctgaacgatgttttatttttatttatttttctttttaataaatttggcaTGCGTCACATGGTAAAGAGAaagtctttgtatttttttattttttttttacagagacagagagtcagagagggggatagggacagacagacaggaacggagagagatgagaagcatcaatcatcaatttttcattgcgacaccttagttgttcattgattgcttcctcatatgtgccttgactgcaggccttcagcagactgagtaaccccttgctcaagccagcgaccttgggtccaagctggtgagctttgctcaaactagatgatcccgcgctcaagctggcaaccttggggtctcgaacctgggtcctcggcatcccagtccaatgctctatccactgcgccaccgcctggtcaggcaaaaggagCTGTTTTAGAGAACAATCCAGACTGACCAATGGTGGAgccatggatagagtgtcaatctgggatgctgaggtcccaggttggaaaccctgaggtcgctggcttgagtgtggcatcatcaacatgacccatggtcactggcttgagcatgcagATCACTAGCTTgcagcccaaagtcattggcttgagcccaaggtcgacagcttgagcaaggggtcacttgctctgctgtagcccctggtcaaggcacatataagaaagcaatcaatgaacaactaaggtgccacaactatgagttgatgtttctcatctcccttcctttctgtctctcaaacacacaaaaaagaccaaTCCAGTATCatttagtacaggggtccccaaactacggcctgcaggctgcatgtggccccctgaggccatttatccagcccccgccacacttccagaaggggcacccctttcattggtgatcagtgagaggagcatagttcccactgaaatactggccagtttgttgatttaaatttacttgttctttattttaaatattatatttgttcccgttttgtgtttttactttaaaataagatatgtgcagtgtgcatagggatttgttcatagttttttttatagcctggccctccaatgatctgagggacccctgatttagtatGTTCATAATGTGTACAATCACCACCTCTAACTAGTTCCAAAGCATTTTCATCTCCCTAAAGAAAACAGTGTCCATTAAGGAGTTACtccctggtcctggccagttgactcagtgcatagagcatcaacccagcatgtggatatctggggttcaatttccagtcagggcaaacatgagaagtgaccatccatccgctcctcttcccttcccacagccagtggctcaattattTCAAGCGccaaccccaggtgctgaggatagcttggttgattcgagcactggccccaaacagagggttgccaggtggatcttggttggggcacatgtgggagtctgtctctctgcctccctcctctcactgaataaaaaataaaggaaaaagaaatggcttTCAAATGGGAAGCAGGACACTGCGCAATAAGTACATATGTCAGTCTGCTTAAAGATGAGTGCCCCTAAAGACACCCGGGCATGGGGTTAGCCAGCTTTAAAtggccattttaaaaaatctgtggccccttggctcagtggtagagtgtcggcctggcatgcagaagccccgggttcgattcctggccagggcacacaggagaagcgcccatctgcttcttcacccctccacctctccttcctctctgtctctctcttcccctcccgcagccgaggctccattggagcaaagatggcccgggcgctggggatggctccttggcctctgccccaggcgctagagtggctctggttgcaacagagcgacgcccaggaggggcagagcatcgccccctggtgggcgtgccgggtggatccctgtcaggcgcatgcgggagtctgtcagactgtctctccccgtttccagcttcagaaaaatacaaaaaaatatatatatatctgtggcCCCATCTCCCTATCTGTGTTTTCCCATAAGCCTTTTCATCCCCACCCATTTTCTAGACAAATCAGATCAGTACACACCAATCCTTTCTAAAGCCCTGAGTTCTCTCTCGCCTGACCtgaggtgatgcagtggataaagtattgacctgcaatgctgaggtcgccggttcgaaaccctgggcttgccccatccAGGAACATATggatgggagttgatgtttcctgctcctgccccctctctcctcctctctcccccacccctcaaaaaatgaaaagagaaagttttctcccacgtattttctatttattggtCTGGAAGGGAAGAGGGTCCTGGGACGGGGTTCTCAGGTGAACGGCATCCCCTCAGTGGGCAGGACAAAGGCCTCGGGCATGGCTTCCTGCCTCAGCACTCCGGTCAGCAGGAACTCGGGCGACAGGACCGGCAGCCCCGCCCGCAGCGGCGTGGCGCATCGAGGGGCGTCCTGGGGGCACGTGATCACAACTCTGCgaggctggggacagaggggacagacGGCAGGACAGAGGTCAGGGGGACAGAGCCCTCGCAGCAGGTCAGGACCACCCCCAGTCTAAGCCCCGCTGACAGCACCTCCTGACACAAGGCCACAGGAGGCACCCTGCACTGTCTGCAGAGCCCTCGGGCCAGAAACGTTGAATCTGCAtttatttgagccttttttttttttttttctttcattttttcatttttctgaatctggaaacggggagagacagtcagacagactcccgcatgcgcccgaccgggatccacccggcatgcccaccagggggcgatgctctgcccttctggggcgtcgccatattgcgaccagagccactctagcacctgaggcagaggccaaggagccatccccagcgcccgggccatctctgctccaatggagccttggctgcgggaggggaagagagagacagagaggaaagcgtggcggaggggtggagaagcaaatgggcgcttctcctgtgtgccctggccgggaatcgaacccgggtcctccgcacgctaggccgatgctctaccgctgagccaaccggccagggctatttgagcttttaaaattaatttttttctttctggtaaaaagggggggcagacagggacagagagacaggaagagagagagagatgagaagaatgaaCTCATGGCTGtggcattttagttattcattgatgtgccttgactggggcggaaggggggggctccagccaagccagtgaccccttacttaagccagcgaccaagtggttatgtctatgattccaagctcaagccagtgaccccgcgctcaagctggtgacctcaggcattgaaccagggtcctcagcatcccaggccaatgctttatccattgtgccaccacctggtcaggctaaaattaattataatttacagGAAATACAGGAGATAGAAGAATAAGATAAACGATATAACCAGGGAGCAAATAGAAAAATCCAGACTGAGGAACATTCTGAAGGACAATTGATCTAGTTTCTGCAGGAAGTCAATGACATAAAAAAGGCTAAATGGGTGGGGACATGCTCTGgagcagcaattttttttttttaattttttttttaattttattaattttagagaggagagagaaagggagagagacagagagggagagagagaggagagacagagagagaaggtgggggggggagctggaagcatcaactcccatatgtgccttgaccaggcaagcccagggtttcgaaccggcgacctcagcatttccaggtcgacgctttatccactgcaccaccacaggtcagggctggagcagcaattttttttttttttttttaatttttattttatttattcattttagagaggagagagagagagagacagagacagagagagagagagagaggagagacagagagagaaggggggaggagctagaagcatcaactcccatatgtgccttgaccaggcaagcccagggtttcgaaccggcgacctcagcatttccaggtcgacgctttatccactgcgccaccacaggtcaggcctggagcagcaatttttaactggtgtgctgcaagagttttgtgggggttttttaggtgagaggaggggagatagtgaggcagactcccatatgtgccctgaccaggatccatccgacCCAGCAATTATGTCTGGGGCAAATGCTTGAgtaccagctatttttagcacctgaggctgacacactccaatggagctatcctcagcagccGGGGCGTACCTGGAGCCTACcgtcaaaccaatcgagccactggccgTGGGAGCCActcaaaagggagagaaaggggcggGAATGAcacagatgtttgcttctcctgtgtgccctgactgggaatcaaacctgggatgtccacatggtgggctgacgctctatccactgagccactggccagggctgcaagaatttttaagacatgcaatatctgactagtcaagggcactgacctcttttcccttagattgtcaaataaaaacatgacaatTGGcactggttggtttgctcagtggatagagtgtgggcctggtgtatagacatcccaggttcgattcctggtcaggacacacaagaaaagtgaccatctgctcttcttccccttcttcccccttctctctcttcccctcccacagccagtggctcgatccCGGTTGAGGTACAtgcagtctgtctgtctttcccctctcacttaaacaaacaaacagaccatGACAACAGCAGGtatgaatgccctgtcttgaaccataagaCATCTACGTCACCTATAGGTCATATAAAAGAGTTGCATCTTAATAATCATGTTGcataaggttgcatctgattggttaattcttgggaCCAGAAATCTTTATAAGTAAGTATAGgcatctgaatttttttaaactttgatttatttgaaaaagtcactttggagcaaaagagGTAggcaattacttttttttttttgtaaatcaaccaaaattatacctatctttttatcagattggcaaaacatatattttttggtgtgctgcagaattttagtagtttatatatgccaagaaatgaaaaaagttaaaaattgctAATCTTGAGTCAAAGAGAATTAAGATATACTGTGTCAATAGAGAGAGCTGGTTTGAATACTGATTGAACTGTAAAGACATTTTTAGACACCTGGTAAAATTTGATTAATGGAGTATGAGAAAATGACTGAGAAACTATTGTGAATTTTACTACAAATCAATAGTGGCatcgtgcctgaccaggccgtggcgtagtggatagagcatcagactgggatgcggaggacccaggtttgagaccctgaggtcatgagcttgagcgcaggctcatttggtttgagcaaggctcaccagcttaagcccaaggttgctggcttgagcaaggggtcactggtctgctgtagccccccccccgccacaaggcacatatgagaaagcaatcaatgaacaactaaggtgctgcagctatgagttgatgcttctcatctctctcccttcctgtctgtctctccctatctgtccctctctctgtctctgtcacacaaaaaaagtagcAGGGTGATTATAAAAAATGTACGTATTCCtgagttcctgagattaacattagagaggagagcagagaaaggccatgtggaggagaggagaagcagccaagatggcggagtgctgaaggagaagctggtttgtgcagtttgtgcagagagaaggagataactttgattctaggaaacttggataagtcagtagctttgtgagcgctgaatgaataagttttggagcccagtgtgtgtttttacttgcctgtcgggtgcaagctaggattaaagatgatggcccacaggcctgacctgtggtggcgcagtggataaagcattgacctagaaatgctgaggtcactggttcgaaaccctgggcttgcctggttaaggcacatatgggagttgatgcttccagctcctcccccccttctgtctctcctctgtctctccctttcctctctaaaatgaataaaaataaataaataaataaaaaatcataaaaaaaaagccctggccagttggctcagtggtagagcgtcggcctagcgtgcggaggacccgggttcgattctggccagggcacacaggagaagcgcccatttgcttctccacccctccgccgcgccttcctctctgtctctctcttcccctcccgcagccaaggctccattggagcaaagatggcccaagcgccggggatggctctgtggcctctgccccaggcgctagagtggctctggtcgcaacatggtgacgcccaggatgggcagagcatcgccccctggtgggcagagcgtcgccccctggtgggcgtgccgggtggatcccggtcgggcgcatgcgggagtctgtctgactgtctctccctgtttccagcttcagaaaaatgcaaaaaaaaaaaaaaaaaaatcataaaaaaaaaagatgatggcccccccacacacaaaaaagtacgTATTTCTTAAAGATGTGTTATTTTAAGTACATAGGCAGAAATAATATGATGTTTGTGGGTTCCCTTAAAATACTTCAGCAAATGGAAAAAAGGGATAGAGCAAATGTAGCAACATCCAAATGAATCTGCGTGATTGGTACGTGGAGGCTCACTGTattattctctctccttttacgtatatttgaaattctttaaaatacagaaattataGTCAACGGGTAttagccagccccccccccccccgctttctgaacctccccccccccaccccgccctctcACTACTGCGTCCGTGGGCACCTGGTAGGATCGGGGCATGCTGGGGAGGACCGTGCCCCCACAGCAGCTGATGATCTCGGCCATCTGCTGGGGCGGCGGCTGGACTCCCGGGGTCACGTGGACCTCATAGCCCTAGGAGGGAGAAGGTGTGGAGGGCCAGGTCCGCAGGAAGCTTCGGGAGGGCGGGCTGCGCacatggggggcgggggcgggggcaggtCCACCCCTCACCTCCAGCAGCCTTCGCTCGCGGGCCCGGCGCAGGGAGTCGCGGAGGCTGAAGCCAAAGTTCTTTTCCTGCTCGGGATCACTCACCACGTATTCCTCCGGGGGCAAGAAACAGCCGGCCCTGCGGGACTGCAGGTGGGGGCCATCAGCGCCCGCCGCCTGGCCCCCGGCCTGCCCGGTGTCCACGAGAAACCCGCGGCGCTTGTGAAGGAAGCCTCCAGCCTGTCCCGTGTCCCCGCCTCCGCCTCCTCCCGCCACGTCTCAGTGCTCCGTGAGCAGTCAGTGCCCTGTGGCCACGGCCTCTCACCTGGCGCAGCCAGTCCAGGGACAGGATGGGGAGGCCccggcccagggcacacaggaacttCACTGTCCGGCGGATTCGATCCGTTACCAGGTGGGACGCCTCCGCCACCGAGCCGGCCAGGCGCCCGCCCAGCGCCAGCACGGCCTGCTCCCCACGGGCATCCACCACGCCGGTGAAGAGCACCTGTGCAGGGGACTGGCCCGATGTGGTCACGGCACCCCGCGCATCGCGCCACCTCCCGGCCTGCAGGCCTCCTCCCAGGCTCCCG of Saccopteryx bilineata isolate mSacBil1 chromosome 1, mSacBil1_pri_phased_curated, whole genome shotgun sequence contains these proteins:
- the NRM gene encoding nurim isoform X1, translating into MAPALLLVPAALASFILAFGTGVEFVRFTSLRPLLGGMPESGGPDAQQGWLAAFQDHSVLAALAWDLGLLLLFVVQHSLMATETVKAWMSRYFGVLQRSLYVACTALALQLVMRYWEPVPRGPVLWAARAEPWATWVPLLCFVLHVISWLLIFSILLVFDYAELMGLKQVYYHVLGLGEPLALKSPRALRLFSHLRHPVCVELLTVLWVVPTLGADRLLLALLLTLYLGLAHGLDQQDLRYLRAQLQRKLHLLSRPQDGEAE
- the NRM gene encoding nurim isoform X2; the encoded protein is MAPALLLVPAALASFILAFGTGVEFVRFTSLRPLLGGMPESGGPDAQQGWLAAFQDHSVLAALAWDLGLLLLFVVQHSLMATETVKAWMSRYFGVLQRSLYVACTALALQVYYHVLGLGEPLALKSPRALRLFSHLRHPVCVELLTVLWVVPTLGADRLLLALLLTLYLGLAHGLDQQDLRYLRAQLQRKLHLLSRPQDGEAE